The Streptococcus pluranimalium genome contains a region encoding:
- a CDS encoding phosphoglycerate kinase, whose translation MAKLTLKDVELKGKKVLVRVDFNVPLKDGVITNDNRITAALPTIKHIVEEGGRAILFSHLGRVKEEADKDGKSLAPVAKALAEKLGQDVAFPGATRGAELEEAINALEDGQVLLVENTRFEDVDGKKESKNDPELGQYWASLGDGIFVNDAFGTAHRAHASNVGISANVDKAVAGYLLENEIAYIQEAVETPERPFVAILGGSKVSDKIGVIENLLDKADKVLIGGGMTYTFYKAQGIEIGNSLVEEDKLDVAKELLEKSNGKLILPVDSKEANAFADYTEVRDTEGEAVSEGFLGLDIGPKSIAKFEAALEGAKTVVWNGPMGVFENPDFQAGTIGVMDAIVKQPGVKSIIGGGDSAAAAINLGRADKFSWISTGGGASMELLEGKVLPGLDALTEK comes from the coding sequence ATGGCTAAATTAACGCTTAAAGATGTTGAATTAAAAGGTAAAAAAGTCCTCGTTCGCGTTGACTTCAATGTTCCTTTGAAAGATGGCGTTATCACAAACGATAACCGTATTACTGCAGCTCTTCCAACAATCAAACACATTGTTGAAGAGGGTGGACGTGCGATCCTTTTCTCTCACCTTGGACGTGTCAAAGAAGAAGCAGATAAAGACGGCAAATCATTGGCACCAGTTGCTAAAGCACTTGCTGAAAAACTTGGACAAGATGTTGCTTTCCCAGGAGCTACTCGTGGAGCTGAATTAGAAGAAGCTATCAACGCTCTTGAAGATGGACAAGTTCTTCTTGTTGAAAATACTCGCTTTGAAGATGTTGACGGTAAGAAAGAATCTAAAAACGATCCTGAACTTGGTCAATACTGGGCATCACTTGGTGATGGTATCTTCGTTAACGATGCCTTCGGTACAGCTCACCGTGCGCACGCTTCAAACGTAGGTATCTCAGCTAACGTTGATAAAGCTGTTGCTGGTTACCTTCTTGAAAACGAAATTGCCTACATCCAAGAGGCAGTCGAAACTCCAGAACGTCCATTCGTAGCTATCCTTGGTGGTTCAAAAGTTTCAGATAAAATCGGTGTTATCGAAAACCTTCTTGATAAAGCTGATAAAGTTCTTATCGGTGGTGGAATGACATATACATTCTACAAAGCTCAAGGTATCGAAATTGGTAACTCACTTGTTGAAGAAGACAAACTTGATGTTGCTAAAGAATTGCTTGAAAAATCAAACGGTAAGTTGATTTTGCCAGTTGACTCAAAAGAAGCTAACGCTTTTGCAGACTATACTGAAGTACGTGATACTGAAGGTGAAGCAGTTTCTGAAGGTTTCCTTGGTCTTGACATCGGTCCTAAATCAATTGCTAAATTTGAAGCAGCTCTTGAAGGCGCTAAAACAGTTGTTTGGAATGGTCCTATGGGTGTCTTTGAAAACCCTGACTTCCAAGCTGGTACAATCGGTGTGATGGACGCTATTGTTAAACAACCAGGCGTGAAATCAATTATCGGTGGTGGTGACTCAGCTGCTGCAGCAATCAACCTTGGCCGTGCAGATAAATTCTCATGGATCTCAACAGGTGGTGGTGCGTCAATGGAACTCCTTGAAGGTAAAGTACTTCCAGGACTTGATGCCCTTACTGAAAAATAA
- the rpsL gene encoding 30S ribosomal protein S12, protein MPTINQLVRKPRKSKVEKSDSPALNIGYNSHKKVHTKLSAPQKRGVATRVGTMTPKKPNSALRKFARVRLSNLIEVTAYIPGIGHNLQEHSVVLIRGGRVKDLPGVRYHIVRGALDTAGVADRKQGRSKYGAKRPKG, encoded by the coding sequence ATGCCTACAATTAACCAGTTGGTACGTAAACCACGTAAATCTAAAGTTGAAAAATCAGATTCACCTGCTTTGAATATTGGTTACAACAGTCATAAAAAAGTTCACACTAAATTGTCTGCTCCACAAAAACGTGGTGTTGCGACTCGTGTTGGAACAATGACACCTAAAAAACCTAACTCAGCCCTTCGTAAATTCGCTCGTGTACGTTTGAGTAACCTTATCGAAGTAACTGCATACATCCCAGGTATCGGCCACAACTTGCAAGAGCACAGTGTTGTTCTTATCCGTGGTGGACGTGTAAAAGACCTTCCAGGGGTACGTTACCACATCGTTCGTGGTGCACTTGATACAGCAGGTGTTGCAGATCGTAAACAAGGCCGTTCAAAATACGGTGCTAAACGTCCTAAAGGATAA
- a CDS encoding MerR family transcriptional regulator, translating to MKGKELRRTMAVFPIGTVMKLTELTARQIRYYEDQDLINPERTPGNRRMYSLNDMDRLLEIKDFIDEGLNIAAIKHEYAERQEAKQSKRKTLTDADVRRILHDELLNQGGFQNPSSHFNHLQTGIVRK from the coding sequence ATGAAAGGTAAAGAATTAAGACGAACCATGGCTGTTTTTCCAATTGGCACTGTTATGAAACTGACGGAATTAACAGCTAGGCAGATTCGTTATTATGAAGATCAAGATTTGATAAATCCAGAAAGAACCCCAGGAAATAGGCGGATGTATTCTTTAAATGATATGGATCGTCTATTGGAAATCAAAGATTTTATTGATGAAGGTCTAAATATTGCTGCTATTAAGCATGAGTATGCAGAGCGCCAAGAAGCTAAGCAGTCTAAAAGGAAAACATTGACTGATGCTGATGTTCGTCGAATCCTTCATGACGAACTCCTTAATCAAGGTGGATTTCAAAATCCTTCATCACATTTCAATCATTTACAAACTGGTATAGTACGTAAATAA
- the fusA gene encoding elongation factor G, with translation MAREFSLEKTRNIGIMAHVDAGKTTTTERILYYTGKIHKIGETHEGASQMDWMEQEQERGITITSAATTAQWDGHRVNIIDTPGHVDFTIEVQRSLRVLDGAVTVLDAQSGVEPQTETVWRQATEYGVPRIVFANKMDKIGADFLYSVSTLHDRLQANAHPIQLPIGSEDDFRGIIDLIKMKAEIYTNDLGTDILEEDIPAEYLEQAEEYREKLVEAVAETDEDLMMKYLEGEEITNEELMEGIRKATINVEFFPVLCGSAFKNKGVQLMLDAVIDYLPSPLDIPAIKGTNPDTDAEEERPASDEEPFAALAFKIMTDPFVGRLTFFRVYSGVLNSGSYVMNTSKGKRERIGRILQMHANSRQEIETVYAGDIAAAVGLKDTTTGDSLTDEKAKVILESINVPEPVIQLMVEPKSKADQDKMGIALQKLAEEDPTFRVETNVETGETVIAGMGELHLDVLVDRMKREFKVEANVGAPQVSYRETFRASTQARGFFKRQSGGKGQFGDVWIEFTPNEEGKGFEFENAIVGGVVPREFIPAVEKGLVESMENGVLAGYPLVDVKAKLYDGSYHDVDSSETAFKIAASLALKEAAKSAQPAILEPMMLVTVTVPEENLGDVMGHVTARRGRVDGMEAHGNSQIVRAFVPLAEMFGYATTLRSATQGRGTFMMVFDHYEDVPKSVQEEIIKKNSGE, from the coding sequence ATGGCTCGCGAATTTTCACTAGAAAAAACTCGTAATATCGGTATCATGGCTCACGTTGATGCAGGTAAAACAACAACAACTGAGCGTATTCTTTACTACACTGGTAAGATCCACAAAATCGGTGAAACACACGAAGGTGCTTCACAAATGGACTGGATGGAGCAAGAGCAAGAACGTGGTATCACAATCACATCTGCTGCGACAACTGCACAATGGGATGGCCACCGCGTTAATATCATTGATACACCAGGGCACGTTGACTTCACTATTGAAGTACAACGTTCACTCCGCGTACTTGATGGTGCGGTAACTGTTCTTGATGCTCAATCAGGTGTAGAACCTCAAACTGAAACAGTTTGGCGTCAAGCAACTGAATACGGCGTTCCTCGTATCGTTTTTGCTAACAAAATGGACAAAATCGGTGCAGACTTCCTTTACTCAGTAAGCACACTCCATGACCGTCTTCAAGCTAACGCTCACCCAATTCAATTGCCAATCGGCTCAGAAGATGATTTCCGAGGAATCATCGACTTGATCAAGATGAAAGCTGAAATCTATACTAATGACCTTGGTACAGATATTCTTGAAGAAGATATCCCAGCTGAATACCTTGAACAAGCTGAAGAGTACCGTGAAAAATTGGTTGAAGCCGTTGCTGAAACTGACGAAGACTTGATGATGAAATACCTTGAAGGTGAAGAAATCACTAACGAAGAATTGATGGAAGGTATCCGTAAGGCTACAATCAATGTTGAATTCTTCCCAGTTCTTTGTGGTTCTGCCTTCAAAAACAAAGGTGTTCAATTGATGCTTGATGCGGTTATTGATTACCTTCCAAGCCCACTTGATATCCCTGCAATCAAAGGTACAAACCCTGATACTGACGCTGAAGAAGAACGTCCAGCATCTGATGAAGAGCCATTTGCAGCTCTTGCCTTCAAGATCATGACTGACCCATTTGTAGGTCGTTTGACATTCTTCCGTGTTTACTCTGGTGTTCTTAACTCAGGTTCATACGTTATGAATACTTCAAAAGGTAAACGTGAGCGTATCGGACGTATCCTTCAAATGCACGCTAATAGCCGTCAAGAGATTGAAACAGTTTACGCCGGTGATATCGCAGCTGCCGTTGGTTTGAAAGATACAACAACTGGTGACTCATTGACTGATGAGAAAGCAAAAGTTATTCTTGAGTCAATCAATGTTCCAGAACCAGTTATCCAATTGATGGTTGAGCCTAAGTCTAAAGCTGACCAAGACAAAATGGGTATTGCCCTTCAAAAACTTGCTGAAGAAGATCCAACATTCCGCGTTGAAACAAACGTTGAAACTGGTGAAACAGTCATCGCAGGTATGGGTGAGCTTCACCTTGATGTCCTTGTTGACCGTATGAAGCGTGAATTCAAAGTTGAAGCAAACGTCGGTGCTCCTCAGGTATCTTACCGTGAAACATTCCGCGCTTCGACTCAAGCTCGTGGATTCTTCAAACGCCAATCTGGTGGTAAAGGACAATTCGGTGACGTTTGGATTGAATTTACGCCAAACGAAGAAGGTAAAGGATTCGAATTTGAGAACGCAATCGTCGGTGGTGTGGTTCCACGTGAATTCATCCCAGCCGTTGAAAAAGGTCTTGTAGAATCTATGGAAAATGGTGTTCTTGCTGGTTACCCATTGGTTGACGTTAAAGCTAAGCTTTACGATGGTTCATACCACGATGTCGATTCATCTGAAACAGCCTTCAAGATTGCTGCTTCACTTGCTCTTAAAGAAGCTGCTAAATCAGCACAACCTGCTATCCTTGAGCCAATGATGCTTGTTACTGTAACAGTTCCAGAAGAAAATCTTGGAGATGTTATGGGACACGTTACAGCTCGTCGTGGACGTGTTGATGGTATGGAAGCTCATGGTAACAGCCAAATCGTTCGTGCCTTCGTTCCACTTGCTGAAATGTTTGGTTACGCAACAACTCTTCGTTCTGCAACTCAAGGACGCGGTACATTCATGATGGTATTCGACCACTATGAAGATGTTCCTAAGTCAGTTCAAGAAGAAATCATCAAAAAAAATTCTGGTGAATAA
- a CDS encoding GntR family transcriptional regulator, whose translation MIGHIEPKYLQIAKEIRQSIREGFYPVNASLPDGKTLAKEFGVSLMTLKRALDMLVVEGYLIRRRGSGTFVRDWKSVQKPHVYTLNGATEDYGDKLDTEVLAFDVIRVDSQLAEKLSINEDDFAYKIIRLRYIDKKPSIIEYTYMPLDVIPHLKRDHLESSIYQYITDELGRKIHSAFVKVTGIRPDELEAEKMELKETDFLMQVEQVVSLDNCKVFEYSISRHLPEMFDFETVLFKQ comes from the coding sequence ATTATCGGACATATTGAACCAAAATATTTACAAATTGCTAAAGAAATTCGTCAAAGTATCAGAGAGGGTTTTTATCCAGTTAATGCTAGCTTACCAGATGGTAAGACATTGGCCAAAGAGTTTGGTGTGAGTTTAATGACTTTAAAGCGTGCCTTAGATATGCTCGTAGTAGAAGGTTATCTTATTCGTCGCAGGGGTTCTGGGACGTTTGTGCGCGACTGGAAGTCTGTACAGAAGCCTCATGTTTATACTTTGAATGGAGCTACTGAAGACTATGGTGACAAGTTGGATACAGAAGTTCTTGCTTTTGATGTGATTAGAGTAGATAGTCAGTTAGCAGAAAAATTATCGATTAATGAAGATGATTTTGCTTATAAAATTATCCGATTGCGTTATATTGATAAAAAACCAAGCATTATAGAATATACCTATATGCCTTTAGATGTGATACCTCACTTAAAACGTGATCACTTAGAAAGTTCTATTTATCAGTATATTACCGATGAGCTTGGGCGTAAGATCCACAGTGCTTTTGTTAAAGTTACCGGTATCCGACCAGATGAGCTTGAAGCAGAAAAAATGGAGTTGAAAGAGACTGACTTTCTGATGCAGGTTGAGCAAGTTGTTAGTCTAGACAATTGTAAAGTATTTGAGTATTCAATTTCTCGTCATTTACCAGAGATGTTTGATTTTGAGACAGTTCTTTTTAAACAATAA
- a CDS encoding aldo/keto reductase, with translation METYTLSNGVTIPKLGFGTWQIPDGDEAYQAVSHALKEGYTHIDTAQAYKNEESVGRAIADSGISRKDIFLTTKVWNSNHSYDLAKASIEESLKKLGVSYLDLLLIHWPNPKAFRDNWREANAGTWKAMEEYYKAGKIRAIGVSNFMEHHLEALFETAEIKPMVNQILLAPGCSQDDLVAFCRKHDILLEAYSPLGTGSIFSNDLANQLAEKYGKTVAQVALRWSLQKEFLPLPKSVTPKNITSNLEIFDFVLSDEDEDKLDKVQGVVGQKDPDSVEF, from the coding sequence ATGGAAACATATACTTTATCTAATGGTGTAACTATTCCGAAACTTGGTTTTGGAACTTGGCAAATTCCTGATGGTGATGAAGCCTATCAGGCTGTGAGTCATGCTTTGAAGGAAGGATATACTCACATTGACACTGCGCAAGCTTATAAGAATGAAGAGAGCGTTGGTAGAGCGATTGCTGATAGTGGTATTTCTCGTAAAGATATCTTCTTAACGACGAAGGTATGGAATAGTAACCATAGCTATGATTTGGCAAAAGCGTCGATTGAAGAATCACTTAAAAAATTAGGTGTGTCTTATCTAGACCTTCTTTTGATTCATTGGCCAAATCCAAAGGCCTTTCGTGATAATTGGCGAGAAGCTAATGCGGGAACATGGAAAGCTATGGAAGAATATTATAAAGCTGGGAAAATCCGTGCGATAGGTGTGTCAAATTTTATGGAACATCATTTGGAAGCACTTTTTGAAACAGCAGAAATCAAACCGATGGTTAACCAAATTCTCTTGGCGCCAGGTTGTTCACAGGATGATCTCGTTGCATTTTGTCGCAAACATGATATCCTTCTTGAAGCCTACAGCCCATTAGGAACAGGATCTATTTTTAGCAATGATTTAGCTAATCAATTGGCAGAAAAATATGGAAAAACTGTCGCTCAAGTGGCATTGCGCTGGTCACTGCAAAAAGAATTTTTACCCCTTCCGAAATCAGTGACCCCTAAAAATATCACTTCTAATTTAGAGATTTTTGATTTTGTTTTATCTGATGAAGATGAAGATAAATTAGATAAGGTGCAAGGTGTTGTTGGTCAGAAAGATCCGGATTCAGTAGAATTTTAA
- a CDS encoding FUSC family protein — protein sequence MLKNYRFDPKKFRLGMRTFKTGLAVFLVLSLFLALGWKGLQIASLTAVFSLREDFDKSFSFGMSRIFGNSVGGICALIYYLLRELLGGGAWVMLVFVPILTMLTIMVNVACDNKPGIIGGVAALLIITLSIPQGDTILYVFSRIFETFIGVFVAILVNADVDKVREWLVKK from the coding sequence ATGTTAAAAAATTATCGTTTTGATCCTAAGAAATTTCGCTTAGGGATGCGAACTTTTAAAACGGGGCTTGCTGTTTTTTTGGTCTTATCTTTATTTCTAGCCTTGGGCTGGAAAGGTCTTCAGATTGCTTCTCTAACGGCTGTTTTTAGTTTAAGAGAAGATTTTGATAAAAGTTTTTCGTTTGGTATGTCACGAATTTTTGGTAATTCTGTCGGTGGTATTTGTGCTTTGATTTATTATCTTTTGCGGGAGTTACTAGGTGGTGGAGCATGGGTTATGCTGGTCTTTGTTCCTATTTTAACCATGCTAACTATTATGGTCAATGTCGCTTGTGATAATAAACCAGGTATTATCGGCGGGGTAGCTGCCTTATTGATTATTACCTTATCGATTCCTCAAGGTGATACGATTTTATATGTATTTTCTAGGATTTTTGAAACCTTTATCGGTGTTTTTGTAGCTATTTTAGTGAATGCTGATGTTGACAAAGTCCGTGAATGGCTCGTAAAAAAGTGA
- the rpsG gene encoding 30S ribosomal protein S7, which produces MSRKNRAPKREVLPDPLYNSKIVTRLINRVMLDGKRGTAASIVYDAFAEIKETTGTDALEVFETAMDNIMPVLEVRARRVGGSNYQVPVEVRPERRVTLGLRWLVNASRARGEHTMKDRLSKEIMDAANNTGASVKKREDTHKMAEANRAFAHFRW; this is translated from the coding sequence ATGAGTCGTAAAAATAGAGCGCCAAAACGCGAAGTATTGCCAGATCCATTATACAATTCAAAAATTGTGACACGTCTTATCAACCGTGTAATGCTTGATGGTAAACGTGGTACTGCAGCATCAATTGTATACGATGCTTTTGCAGAAATTAAAGAAACTACTGGAACAGATGCTCTTGAAGTGTTTGAAACAGCTATGGATAACATCATGCCAGTACTTGAAGTACGTGCACGTCGTGTTGGTGGTTCAAACTACCAAGTCCCAGTTGAAGTTCGTCCAGAACGTCGTGTGACACTTGGTCTACGTTGGTTGGTTAATGCATCACGTGCCCGTGGTGAGCACACTATGAAAGACCGTCTTTCAAAAGAAATCATGGATGCAGCTAACAATACTGGCGCATCAGTTAAAAAACGTGAAGACACACACAAAATGGCAGAAGCCAACCGTGCTTTCGCTCACTTCCGCTGGTAA
- the glnA gene encoding type I glutamate--ammonia ligase, with amino-acid sequence MALTVADIKQDIKDKNVTFLRLMFTDILGTMKNVEIPATDEQIEKVLSNKAMFDGSSIEGFVRINESDMYLYPDLDTWTVFPWGDENGAVAGLICDIYTPEGEPFAGDPRGNLKRSLKHMEEAGFKSFNLGPEPEFFLFKLNDKGEPTLDVNDKGGYFDLAPTDLADNTRREIVNVLTEMGFEVEASHHEVAVGQHEIDFKYGEVLEACDNIQIFKLVVKTIARKHGLYATFMAKPKYGIAGSGMHCNMSLFDKDGNNAFFDPEDKNGMQLSQTAYHFLGGLMKHAYNYTAIMNPTVNSYKRLVPGYEAPVYIAWAGRNRSPLIRVPASRGMSTRLELRSVDPTANPYLAMAVLLEAGLDGVKNKIEAPAPVESNIYAMSADERKEAGITDLPSTLHNAIKALLEDDVVKEALGEHITTNFVEAKRLEWASYATFVSQWEIENYLDLY; translated from the coding sequence ATGGCACTTACAGTAGCTGATATCAAACAAGATATCAAAGATAAGAATGTTACATTTTTACGCTTAATGTTTACAGACATCTTGGGGACAATGAAAAATGTTGAAATCCCAGCAACAGATGAACAGATTGAAAAAGTCTTGTCGAATAAAGCAATGTTTGATGGCTCTTCCATTGAAGGCTTTGTCCGTATTAATGAGTCAGATATGTATTTATACCCTGACCTTGACACTTGGACTGTTTTCCCTTGGGGAGATGAAAATGGTGCTGTTGCCGGTTTGATTTGCGATATTTATACGCCAGAAGGAGAGCCTTTTGCAGGTGACCCTCGTGGAAACCTTAAACGTTCTCTAAAACATATGGAAGAAGCTGGTTTTAAATCATTTAACTTGGGACCTGAGCCAGAGTTTTTCCTTTTTAAACTTAATGACAAGGGTGAACCAACTCTTGATGTTAATGACAAGGGTGGCTATTTTGATTTAGCACCGACTGATTTAGCTGATAATACACGTCGTGAAATTGTTAATGTTTTAACAGAGATGGGCTTTGAAGTAGAAGCCAGCCATCACGAGGTGGCTGTCGGTCAGCATGAGATTGATTTTAAATACGGTGAGGTTCTTGAAGCTTGCGATAATATCCAGATATTTAAATTAGTTGTCAAAACCATTGCTCGTAAACATGGTCTGTATGCAACATTTATGGCGAAACCTAAATATGGTATCGCTGGGTCTGGTATGCATTGTAATATGTCTCTCTTTGATAAGGATGGCAATAATGCCTTCTTTGATCCAGAGGATAAAAATGGTATGCAGCTTTCTCAAACAGCCTATCATTTCCTTGGTGGTTTAATGAAGCATGCTTATAACTATACTGCTATTATGAACCCAACGGTTAATTCTTATAAACGATTGGTACCTGGCTATGAGGCACCTGTTTATATCGCTTGGGCTGGTCGAAATCGTTCACCGTTGATTCGCGTACCAGCATCTCGTGGTATGAGTACTCGGTTAGAATTACGTTCTGTTGACCCGACTGCAAATCCTTATCTTGCTATGGCTGTCCTTCTTGAAGCAGGTCTTGATGGTGTGAAAAATAAAATTGAAGCACCAGCACCTGTTGAGTCAAATATTTATGCTATGTCTGCAGATGAGCGTAAGGAAGCAGGAATTACAGATCTTCCTTCAACACTTCATAATGCTATTAAGGCTTTGTTGGAAGATGATGTGGTAAAAGAAGCTCTTGGAGAGCATATTACAACCAATTTTGTAGAAGCAAAACGTCTGGAATGGGCAAGTTATGCAACCTTTGTTTCTCAATGGGAGATCGAGAATTATTTAGATCTTTATTAA
- the gap gene encoding type I glyceraldehyde-3-phosphate dehydrogenase, whose protein sequence is MTVKVGINGFGRIGRLAFRRIQNVEGVEVARINDLTDPNMLAHLLKYDTTQGRFDGTVEVKDGGFEVNGKFIKVSAEREPGNIDWAADGVEIVLEATGFFASKSAAEQHIHENGAKKVVITAPGGNDVKTVVFNTNHDILDGTETVISGASCTTNCLAPMAKALHDNFGVEKGLMTTIHGYTGDQMVLDGPHRGGDLRRARAAAANIVPNSTGAAKAIGLVIPELNGKLDGAAQRVPVPTGSVTELVATLSKNVSVEEVNAAMKAAANDSYGYTEDQIVSSDIIGMSFGSLFDATQTKVLEVDGEQLVKVVSWYDNEMSYTSQLVRTLEYFAKIAK, encoded by the coding sequence ATGACAGTTAAAGTTGGTATTAACGGTTTCGGTCGTATCGGTCGTCTTGCATTCCGTCGTATCCAAAATGTAGAAGGTGTTGAAGTTGCACGCATCAACGACCTTACAGATCCAAACATGCTTGCTCACCTTTTGAAATATGATACAACACAAGGCCGTTTCGATGGTACTGTTGAAGTTAAAGATGGTGGATTTGAAGTTAACGGTAAATTCATTAAAGTTTCTGCTGAGCGTGAGCCAGGAAACATTGACTGGGCTGCTGACGGTGTAGAAATCGTTCTTGAAGCTACAGGATTCTTTGCTTCTAAATCAGCAGCAGAGCAACACATCCATGAAAATGGTGCTAAAAAAGTTGTTATCACTGCTCCTGGTGGAAATGATGTTAAAACAGTTGTTTTCAACACTAACCACGATATTCTTGATGGAACTGAAACAGTTATCTCAGGTGCTTCATGTACTACAAACTGTCTTGCTCCAATGGCAAAAGCTCTTCACGATAACTTTGGTGTAGAAAAAGGTCTTATGACAACTATCCACGGTTACACAGGAGACCAAATGGTTCTTGACGGACCACACCGCGGTGGTGACCTTCGTCGTGCTCGTGCAGCTGCAGCTAATATTGTACCTAACTCAACAGGTGCTGCAAAAGCTATCGGTCTTGTAATTCCAGAACTTAATGGTAAACTTGATGGTGCTGCACAACGTGTTCCAGTTCCAACAGGTTCTGTAACTGAATTGGTTGCAACTCTTTCTAAAAACGTATCTGTAGAAGAAGTTAACGCTGCTATGAAAGCTGCAGCTAACGATTCTTATGGTTACACAGAAGATCAAATCGTTTCTTCAGATATCATTGGTATGTCATTTGGTTCATTGTTTGATGCTACTCAAACTAAAGTTCTTGAAGTTGATGGTGAGCAATTGGTTAAAGTTGTTTCATGGTACGACAACGAAATGTCATACACTTCACAACTTGTTCGTACTCTTGAGTACTTCGCAAAAATTGCTAAATAA